The window ACTGCCACTCCGGCCGCTCCCCAGCGGATCATGGATATGAGACAGAGGGCCATGGAAAAGCTGAAATAAAAGCTGCTGCTCCAAAATTTCAGAGTCTCATAGCTCATAATCTCTGAAACAGCCGCAAGTATGGAAAAAAACAATAAGTCCAGATAACGGAAAGAAACAATTCCTTTTGTATTGTTCATAATTAAGAACTCCGTTCACGATATTGTTTAATAAATGAGATCTCTATAAAAGAGATCTTAAAACCGAAAAAGTTCATATATAAGAACTAAGTTTTTAACATGAGCATATTATACATTTCATTTCTATTTTTGTCAATATAAATGTGCACTTTATATTGTTCTGCTACATATTAGCAATATTTCTTCTCAAAACAGGACAAATAATAAATGCGAGAATGCCTTTTGCATTGCATTTCATCATGAAAAGCAAAAGGCGGTTTTCTCGCATAGCTGACATTGTTTGTGAAATAAAAAAGAAGACATCACGGATTGGGATGATATCCTAAATTTTTTGATATGTTCATAGCCACTTCTTTTAACTCCTGGGCAACCTGCTCGTCATCAATGGATTCGTTGTAGATATCCGATAAGGAAACAGCCGCTGCCACTCTTCCTGAATAGTCAAAAATAGGGGCTCCGCAGCAGCTGGTAATATCCTCCAGTTCTCTCTGATCCAAGGAATATCCCCGCTCTTTTGTTTTCCTAAGCTCTTCCAGCAGCTGCTCTTTGGAAGTGATGGTGTAGTCTGTCAATGGCTTAAAATCAATCTTATCGATAATTGCGCTTTGTTCCTCTTTCGGCAAAAATGCAAGAATCGCCTTTCCAAGGGAAGTGGCATAGGCATCCTTTCTGGTTCCAATGGCGCATGAAGCCAGTCTGGCATTCTGAGCCACGTATTTATGAACGTATACGATCTTGGTTCCGTTTAAAACTGCCACAAAAGCCGTTTTATTATATTTTTCAGCTATTGGCTGTAAATTTACGGTGCACTCTTTTATAAGGCTCATATCATCCACATACTTCATACCCAAAGAAAAGGTCTCTATTCCCAAACAATACTTTTTATCATTATCACGAAGGGTTGTAATATAATTCAACTCCAGCAATGACTGAACGATGACAAAAACACTGCTCTTAGCCATTCCCATTTCATTTGTAATCTCCTGTAAGGTGATCCCTCTTTTTCTGCTCGCTATCAACTGCAAAATCATAAATGTGCGTTCCACGGTCCGATTCATCTCATACCTCCGAAAGTTTATATATACGAATCAAATTCACAATTATATAGATTGTATTCTTTTTTTGCTTTAGTGTCAATATTGTATCACAATGTTCTGTCTTTTTGAAAAATATGCGAGAT of the Lacrimispora indolis DSM 755 genome contains:
- a CDS encoding IclR family transcriptional regulator gives rise to the protein MNRTVERTFMILQLIASRKRGITLQEITNEMGMAKSSVFVIVQSLLELNYITTLRDNDKKYCLGIETFSLGMKYVDDMSLIKECTVNLQPIAEKYNKTAFVAVLNGTKIVYVHKYVAQNARLASCAIGTRKDAYATSLGKAILAFLPKEEQSAIIDKIDFKPLTDYTITSKEQLLEELRKTKERGYSLDQRELEDITSCCGAPIFDYSGRVAAAVSLSDIYNESIDDEQVAQELKEVAMNISKNLGYHPNP